The Echinicola rosea genome has a segment encoding these proteins:
- the moaA gene encoding GTP 3',8-cyclase MoaA has translation MIQRNNTLIKPQIKDRFGRPHTYLRISLTDRCNLRCFYCMPEDRIQLTEKANIMTLEEIIMIAKVYHTLGVNTFRLTGGEPLVRKNLDYLIRELASLGVTLKLTTNGILLDKYLELFKEVGLKHINISLDTLDQAKALFITKRDYYHRIMSNIQSAVDHGLRVKLNVVLIKGVNDQEINDFIELTKSNPITVKFIEFMPFKGNKWDWSKGIGQQEILETINQKFKGIEAIDNPKHSTSVNFRIKDHLGTFGIVSTITNPFCSECNRIRLTADGKMKNCLFANSETDLLGPLRENKNIRDLILESIKTKKFSRDGMDEEMESAIYENNRSMISIGG, from the coding sequence ATGATTCAAAGGAACAATACATTAATAAAGCCGCAAATAAAGGACCGTTTTGGAAGACCACATACTTATCTGAGGATTTCCCTGACCGATAGGTGTAACCTCAGGTGTTTCTACTGCATGCCTGAAGACCGAATTCAGCTAACAGAAAAAGCCAATATCATGACCCTTGAGGAAATTATCATGATAGCCAAGGTTTATCACACATTGGGCGTTAATACTTTTCGACTAACAGGAGGTGAGCCTCTAGTCCGTAAAAACCTAGATTATCTAATCCGTGAACTCGCAAGTCTCGGCGTGACCCTCAAACTGACAACCAATGGTATACTCTTGGATAAATACCTTGAACTATTTAAAGAGGTGGGGTTAAAACACATCAATATCAGTCTGGATACACTGGATCAAGCAAAGGCACTGTTTATTACCAAGCGTGATTATTACCACAGAATCATGTCAAACATACAGTCAGCAGTTGATCATGGACTAAGGGTAAAATTAAATGTGGTACTCATAAAAGGAGTAAATGATCAAGAGATCAATGATTTTATTGAATTGACTAAAAGCAATCCAATAACGGTTAAGTTTATAGAATTTATGCCCTTCAAAGGGAATAAATGGGATTGGAGTAAGGGAATTGGCCAACAAGAAATCTTGGAAACCATTAATCAAAAATTCAAAGGTATTGAAGCTATTGATAATCCAAAACACAGCACTTCCGTCAATTTTAGAATAAAAGATCACCTAGGGACTTTTGGTATTGTAAGCACAATTACCAACCCATTTTGTTCAGAGTGCAATAGAATCCGACTTACTGCTGATGGAAAAATGAAAAATTGCCTTTTCGCCAATTCAGAAACAGACCTGTTAGGCCCATTACGTGAAAACAAAAATATCAGGGATTTAATCCTTGAAAGCATCAAGACAAAGAAATTCTCACGTGACGGTATGGATGAAGAAATGGAATCTGCCATATATGAAAATAACCGATCGATGATTTCAATCGGTGGTTGA
- a CDS encoding XdhC family protein, with product MRELEHIYLAYKKAKNNRLNCVLATVVHVEGSSYRRAGARMLVDELGQMTGAISGGCLEGDALRKSLHALHQNRNKLITYDTSDESDAIVGAQLGCNGIIQILFEPIDYNNPENPVELLKEVLQNNNNSVLVSLFNLQKNQVQIGTSLLFNIGGKTLGDGRSTEFLQKIKSDAKFALSAHKSCFRTYRSKKGELQAFFQFVPQPIHLVIVGAGNDAQILASMADSLGWNISVIDGRATHANKERFLGSCQVVVTEPEKALEALDINDNTVFVLMTHNYKYDLAILELLLLRESLLYIGILGPKKKYKRMLEDMAEKGIHPSAEQKNRIYAPIGLDLNSETPAEIALSILSEIQKVFCDSSADHLRDKLNRIHVDEPSEFQLVQLENQ from the coding sequence ATGAGAGAATTGGAACATATATATCTAGCCTATAAAAAAGCAAAAAACAATAGATTGAATTGTGTCCTTGCCACGGTGGTTCATGTAGAAGGCTCTTCCTATAGACGCGCCGGGGCAAGAATGTTAGTGGATGAGCTTGGACAAATGACAGGGGCCATCAGCGGAGGTTGCCTTGAGGGGGACGCCTTAAGGAAATCCCTTCATGCGCTCCATCAAAACCGTAATAAACTCATCACCTATGATACAAGTGATGAATCAGATGCCATAGTTGGAGCCCAGTTAGGCTGTAACGGGATCATACAGATCCTATTTGAACCGATTGACTATAACAATCCGGAAAACCCTGTTGAACTCTTAAAGGAAGTACTGCAAAACAATAATAATTCGGTACTTGTATCCCTATTTAATCTCCAGAAAAACCAGGTACAGATAGGCACTTCCCTTTTATTTAATATTGGAGGAAAAACCTTAGGAGATGGCAGAAGTACTGAGTTTTTACAAAAGATAAAATCCGATGCAAAATTCGCCCTTTCAGCCCATAAATCCTGCTTCAGAACATATCGGTCAAAGAAAGGAGAATTACAGGCTTTCTTCCAGTTTGTTCCACAACCCATCCATCTGGTAATCGTGGGTGCTGGCAATGATGCCCAGATTTTAGCATCTATGGCAGACTCCTTAGGATGGAATATTTCTGTAATTGATGGTCGCGCTACCCATGCAAATAAAGAAAGGTTTCTCGGTTCATGCCAGGTGGTTGTCACAGAGCCAGAAAAAGCATTGGAAGCATTGGATATCAATGATAACACGGTATTTGTCCTAATGACACATAACTACAAATACGACCTTGCCATCCTGGAATTATTGCTACTCAGGGAATCCCTGCTCTATATCGGTATCCTCGGCCCTAAAAAGAAATACAAGCGCATGCTTGAGGATATGGCCGAAAAGGGCATACACCCAAGTGCCGAACAAAAAAACAGGATTTATGCACCAATAGGGTTGGATCTTAATAGTGAAACACCGGCAGAAATAGCACTTTCAATCCTCTCTGAAATCCAAAAAGTCTTTTGTGATTCAAGTGCCGACCATTTGAGGGACAAATTAAACAGGATTCATGTAGATGAGCCCAGTGAATTTCAATTGGTACAATTAGAAAACCAGTAA
- a CDS encoding cupin domain-containing protein, whose translation MSILACKNEDSTISEIQQSLVFPKGQKIKNSNFTGTAYLEMLVDADSINQNSVGSVTFEPGARTNWHSHPNGQIILAIDGEGYYQEKGSPKRILRKGETVKCPANTPHWHGASAESQFIQVAITSRRSGPTEWLDQVSDREYNASLK comes from the coding sequence ATGTCAATATTAGCCTGCAAAAATGAAGACTCCACTATCTCTGAAATCCAGCAGTCTTTGGTTTTCCCCAAAGGGCAGAAAATAAAAAATAGCAATTTCACAGGAACAGCCTATCTGGAAATGTTGGTCGATGCTGATAGTATAAACCAAAATTCAGTTGGAAGTGTCACCTTTGAACCCGGAGCAAGGACCAATTGGCACTCACATCCCAATGGTCAGATCATTTTGGCGATAGATGGAGAAGGTTATTATCAAGAAAAAGGAAGCCCAAAACGAATCTTAAGGAAAGGGGAGACTGTAAAATGTCCAGCAAATACTCCCCACTGGCATGGTGCAAGTGCCGAAAGCCAATTCATCCAAGTAGCCATTACCAGCAGGAGAAGCGGCCCCACGGAATGGCTGGACCAAGTCTCTGATAGGGAATATAATGCCTCTTTGAAATAG
- a CDS encoding MoaD/ThiS family protein, which translates to MDITIKYFGAVAEQAGTSTEFLTLSQAEIELDDLKALCFKKYNITNMGSVKTAINRE; encoded by the coding sequence ATGGATATAACTATTAAATACTTTGGTGCTGTAGCAGAACAGGCCGGTACATCTACAGAATTCCTAACTCTCTCTCAAGCGGAGATTGAATTGGACGATCTCAAAGCCTTATGTTTTAAGAAATACAATATAACCAATATGGGCTCCGTCAAAACGGCTATCAATCGTGAATAA